In Mesorhizobium sp. 113-3-3, a genomic segment contains:
- a CDS encoding invasion associated locus B family protein — MKGLAALTCLVLCGGLVPAAGQVASPYRIKPSDVVLPPDVKLGTYQRTIRPFENWTLICDENLKARKKVCNVSQVIEDTSGKMAFSWSLAATQDGKPYMIVRTAPNARSDGLVSLKFDGRDQAIDVHLNGCNDVVCVGMLPVGPVMRQQIAQNATPAISYPTVDGQTITVTAATLKGLTAALSPLK, encoded by the coding sequence ATGAAAGGACTTGCCGCACTGACTTGCCTGGTGCTCTGCGGCGGCCTCGTGCCGGCCGCGGGGCAGGTGGCGTCGCCGTATCGGATCAAGCCTTCGGATGTGGTGCTGCCGCCCGACGTGAAGCTGGGAACCTATCAGCGCACGATCCGTCCGTTCGAAAACTGGACGCTGATCTGCGACGAGAACCTCAAGGCCCGCAAGAAAGTCTGCAATGTCTCGCAGGTGATCGAGGATACCTCGGGCAAGATGGCATTCAGCTGGTCGCTCGCCGCCACGCAGGACGGCAAGCCCTACATGATCGTCCGCACCGCGCCGAACGCCAGGAGCGACGGCCTGGTGTCGCTGAAGTTCGACGGGCGGGACCAGGCGATCGACGTCCACCTGAACGGCTGCAATGACGTGGTCTGCGTCGGCATGCTGCCGGTCGGCCCCGTCATGCGCCAGCAGATCGCGCAGAACGCGACGCCGGCGATTTCCTATCCGACCGTCGACGGCCAGACGATCACCGTGACAGCAGCAACACTCAAGGGGCTGACGGCAGCCCTTTCGCCACTCAAATGA